In Helianthus annuus cultivar XRQ/B chromosome 8, HanXRQr2.0-SUNRISE, whole genome shotgun sequence, a single genomic region encodes these proteins:
- the LOC110871910 gene encoding 14-3-3-like protein GF14 iota isoform X2: MSNDKERETHVYMAKLAEQAERYEEMVECMKSVAKLNVELTVEERNLLSVGYKNVIGARRASWRIMSSIEQKEESKGNESNVSLIKGYCKKVEDELAKICSDILEIIDKHLIPSSGSGEATVFYHKMKGDYYRYLAEFKTDQERKDAAEQSLKGYEAAAAAANTELPSTHPIRLGLALNFSVFYYEIMNSPERACHLAKQAFDEAIADLDSLSEESYKDSTLIMQLLRDNLTLWTSDLPEDGGDENQPKGEESKPAEPEPK, encoded by the exons ATGTCCAACGACAAGGAACGAGAAACTCATGTTTACATGGCCAAGCTGGCCGAACAAGCCGAGCGTTACGAAG AGATGGTTGAATGTATGAAGAGTGTCGCGAAACTAAACGTCGAACTGACTGTGGAAGAGCGAAACCTGCTTTCAGTTGGGTACAAGAATGTGATTGGTGCAAGGAGGGCATCTTGGCGAATTATGTCGTCAATTGAACAAAAGGAGGAATCGAAAGGAAACGAAAGCAACGTTTCCTTAATTAAGGGCTACTgcaaaaaggttgaagatgaaCTCGCCAAAATCTGCAGCGACATTCTTGAAATCATAGATAAGCATCTCATACCCTCTTCTGGCTCAGGGGAAGCTACTGTTTTTTACCACAAGAT GAAAGGTGACTACTATAGGTACCTTGCTGAATTCAAGACGGACCAAGAAAGGAAGGATGCTGCCGAACAGTCATTGAAAGGCTACGAG gcggctgctgctgctgcAAACACGGAACTCCCTTCAACCCACCCAATTCGTCTCGGTTTGGCTCTCAACTTCTCAGTGTTTTACTATGAGATTATGAATTCACCCGAAAG GGCCTGTCATTTGGCTAAACAAGCTTTTGATGAGGCAATTGCTGACCTGGACTCCTTAAGTGAAGAATCTTACAAAGATAGCACCTTAATCATGCAGCTCTTGAGAGATAACCTCACTCTTTGGACCTCTGATTTGCCCGAAGATGGAG GTGACGAAAACCAGCCCAAGGGTGAAGAATCAAAACCAGCCGAACCAGAG CCGAAGTGA
- the LOC110871909 gene encoding pentatricopeptide repeat-containing protein At1g26460, mitochondrial, with protein sequence MASMAIFTRKIRPFSKTLTPKFITTSTFLSQNPQLADQPPSPTTTTTPLPPNPATGSPLYNENWRNPNLNPNISSSAASPSLIPLGFSNHPSSRIEALSQTLDGDAMMNVFADWMTSQRWGDIKQLFEYWIRSLDGEGRPNKPDVSLYNHYLRANLMMGASAGELLDLVAQMEDYRIEANTASFNLVLKALYEGREAEAAVKLIDRMIETGKESKAALPDEESYHLVVQLLLSQNQIDDALKYIDLTLKSGYMLSVQAFTECVRSCVNTKRLDALVSIIERCKKMDQNKALCPPWNLCNYIMEVATDTDNSELAFYGLEFMAKWIARGEIARPPVLLSVDEGLVVNTLTTAGRNFNSKLLDGSWAILKRSLRQKKVPSPESYLAKIFAYSSFGNLQKAFSTLHEFEIAYKDSPKATEEELFSPFTSLYPLVVACSKNGFATLDNVYYQLENLSRADPPYKSVAALNCVILGCANIWDVDRAYQTFSAMESSFGLTPDIHSYNALLCAFGKLQKRDEAVKVFEHLVSLGVKPNAKSYALLVDAHLIKRDLQASLSTINDMVTAGFEPTKEILKKVRRRCVREMDYESDDKVDAFAKEFKIRMGAESRRDTLFNLQFSTEYA encoded by the exons ATGGCGTCAATGGCGATCTTCACTCGCAAAATCCGACCTTTTTCCAAAACCCTAACCCCCAAATTCATCACCACCTCCACCTTCCTCTCTCAAAACCCCCAATTAGCCGATCAACCACCGtctccgaccaccaccaccacgccGCTACCACCTAACCCCGCCACCGGCAGCCCACTCTACAACGAGAACTGGCGAAACCCTAACCTTAACCCTAACATCTCATCATCAGCAGCCTCACCGTCTCTAATCCCACTAGGGTTTTCAAATCACCCTTCGTCACGAATCGAGGCGCTGTCGCAAACCCTAGATGGTGACGCAATGATGAACGTGTTTGCGGACTGGATGACGTCACAAAGGTGGGGTGATATAAAGCAGTTGTTTGAGTACTGGATTAGATCGTTGGATGGAGAAGGGAGACCGAATAAGCCTGATGTGAGTTTGTATAATCATTATTTGAGGGCGAATTTGATGATGGGAGCTTCTGCTGGTGAGTTGTTGGATCTTGTTGCTCAAATGGAGGATTATAGGATTGAGGCGAATACGGCGTCGTTTAATTTGGTGCTTAAGGCGTTGTATGAGGGGAGAGAGGCTGAAGCTGCTGTTAAGTTGATTGATAG GATGATCGAAACTGGAAAAGAATCAAAGGCTGCTTTACCGGACGAAGAATCTTACCACCTTGTTGTTCAGTTGCTGCTATCTCAAAATCAAATCGATGATGCGTTAAAGTACATCGATTTAACGTTAAAATCCGGTTACATGTTGTCAGTTCAAGCGTTCACCGAATGTGTCAGGAGCTGCGTTAACACAAAAAGGCTGGATGCATTAGTTTCGATAATCGAGAGATGTAAGAAAATGGATCAAAACAAAGCCTTATGTCCACCATGGAACTTATGCAATTACATCATGGAAGTTGCAACGGACACCGATAACAGTGAGCTGGCGTTTTACGGGCTCGAATTTATGGCAAAATGGATTGCTCGTGGAGAAATCGCAAGGCCGCCCGTGTTACTTTCCGTAGATGAAGGATTAGTCGTAAACACGTTAACGACTGCTGGTCGAAATTTTAACTCTAAGCTTTTAGATGGCTCTTGGGCAATCCTTAAACGATCTTTACGTCAAAAAAAAGTCCCCAGCCCCGAATCTTATCTGGCAAAAATATTTGCGTATTCTTCGTTCGGTAACTTGCAGAAAGCGTTCAGTACTTTGCACGAATTTGAAATAGCTTATAAAGATTCTCCGAAAGCAACTGAAGAAGAGTTGTTTTCTCCGTTTACGTCATTGTATCCGTTGGTTGTAGCATGCTCCAAGAATGGATTTGCAACTTTGGATAAC GTTTATTATCAATTGGAAAATTTGAGCCGTGCAGATCCTCCGTACAAATCGGTTGCTGCGTTAAATTGTGTTATTTTAGGGTGTGCGAATATATGGGATGTTGATCGAGCGTATCAAACATTTAGTGCGATGGAATCAAGTTTCGGATTGACTCCCGATATCCATTCGTATAACGCTCTCTTGTGTGCTTTTGGGAAACTACAAAAG AGAGATGAAGCGGTTAAAGTGTTTGAGCACTTGGTAAGTTTAGGCGTGAAGCCTAATGCAAAATCATACGCGCTTCTAGTCGATGCTCATCTTATCAAGCGAGATCTACAAGCCTCACTCTCAACAATTAACGACATG GTTACTGCAGGATTTGAACCAACAAAGGAGATTCTGAAAAAAGTTCGTAGACGCTGTGTCAGAGAGATGGATTATGAAAGTGATGATAAAGTGGACGCTTTCGCAAAAGAGTTTAAAATCCGCATGGGTGCCGAGAGTCGACGAGATACATTATTTAACCTTCAATTTAGTACCGAATATGCTTAA
- the LOC110871910 gene encoding 14-3-3-like protein GF14 iota isoform X1 has product MSNDKERETHVYMAKLAEQAERYEEMVECMKSVAKLNVELTVEERNLLSVGYKNVIGARRASWRIMSSIEQKEESKGNESNVSLIKGYCKKVEDELAKICSDILEIIDKHLIPSSGSGEATVFYHKMKGDYYRYLAEFKTDQERKDAAEQSLKGYEAAAAAANTELPSTHPIRLGLALNFSVFYYEIMNSPERACHLAKQAFDEAIADLDSLSEESYKDSTLIMQLLRDNLTLWTSDLPEDGGDENQPKGEESKPAEPEKPK; this is encoded by the exons ATGTCCAACGACAAGGAACGAGAAACTCATGTTTACATGGCCAAGCTGGCCGAACAAGCCGAGCGTTACGAAG AGATGGTTGAATGTATGAAGAGTGTCGCGAAACTAAACGTCGAACTGACTGTGGAAGAGCGAAACCTGCTTTCAGTTGGGTACAAGAATGTGATTGGTGCAAGGAGGGCATCTTGGCGAATTATGTCGTCAATTGAACAAAAGGAGGAATCGAAAGGAAACGAAAGCAACGTTTCCTTAATTAAGGGCTACTgcaaaaaggttgaagatgaaCTCGCCAAAATCTGCAGCGACATTCTTGAAATCATAGATAAGCATCTCATACCCTCTTCTGGCTCAGGGGAAGCTACTGTTTTTTACCACAAGAT GAAAGGTGACTACTATAGGTACCTTGCTGAATTCAAGACGGACCAAGAAAGGAAGGATGCTGCCGAACAGTCATTGAAAGGCTACGAG gcggctgctgctgctgcAAACACGGAACTCCCTTCAACCCACCCAATTCGTCTCGGTTTGGCTCTCAACTTCTCAGTGTTTTACTATGAGATTATGAATTCACCCGAAAG GGCCTGTCATTTGGCTAAACAAGCTTTTGATGAGGCAATTGCTGACCTGGACTCCTTAAGTGAAGAATCTTACAAAGATAGCACCTTAATCATGCAGCTCTTGAGAGATAACCTCACTCTTTGGACCTCTGATTTGCCCGAAGATGGAG GTGACGAAAACCAGCCCAAGGGTGAAGAATCAAAACCAGCCGAACCAGAG AAGCCGAAGTGA
- the LOC110871911 gene encoding probable methyltransferase PMT5, which yields MRRHLIRKLCLVFGPRFPRIWLILCPVSVVVLIVLSSSSSTSFDSATLTVKPDIYANYRRLKDQAVSDYLDLTSLSLGVTKLKEIKLCGREREHYVPCYNVSANLLTGFKYGEEFDRHCEVSKGEPYCLVRPPKDYKTPLSWPVGRDVIWNENVKITKDQFLSSGSMTKRLMLMEENQISFRSDDGVKDYSHQVAEMIGLRNDVEFYQAGVRTVLDVGCGFGSFGAHLLSLKLMTVCMAAYELTGSQVQISLERGLPAIIGNFNSRQLPFPYLSYDMVHCAECGILWDDKDGLLLIEADRILKPGGYFVLHGSSLSTKKGSMASPIEEFARKICWTFVAQQEETFIWQKTVDPQCYLSSIQGVIPPCREEREDIPSYYQPLASCVGGTTSKRWAPIQNRSSSSQITPAALENYGIQQDEFYEDFESSLTALRNYWSLLTPLIFSDHPKRPGDEDPLPPYNMIRNVMDMNARYGGLNAAFLEEGKAVWVMNVVPIRARNTLPVIFDQGFAGVLHDWCEPFPTYPRTYDMLHANGLLSYLISERCSVTNLLLEMDRILRPEGWVVLSDDVGSIEKARAVATQIRWEARVIDLENGSDQRILVCQKPFVRR from the exons ATGAGAAGGCACTTGATCAGAAAACTTTGTTTGGTTTTTGGCCCTAGATTTCCGAGGATATGGTTAATCCTTTGTCCTGTTAGTGTTGTTGTGCTTATTGTGTTGTCTAGTTCATCTTCTACTTCATTTGATTCTGCCACGTTGACGGTGAAACCAGACATTTACGCAAACTACCGGAGGCTAAAAGACCAAGCGGTAAGTGACTATCTGGATTTAACTAGTTTATCGTTAGGAGTTACTAAACTGAAGGAGATTAAGCTTTGCGGAAGGGAAAGAGAGCACTATGTTCCTTGCTACAACGTATCCGCAAATCTGTTAACCGGGTTTAAATACGGTGAGGAGTTTGATCGCCATTGTGAAGTTTCGAAAGGCGAACCTTATTGTTTGGTTCGTCCTCCAAAAGACTATAAAACGCCCCTGAGTTGGCCAGTCGGTAGAGATGTAATATGGAATGAGAATGTAAAGATAACCAAAGATCAATTCCTTTCTTCCGGAAGCATGACGAAAAGGTTGATGCTAATGGAAGAGAACCAAATTTCGTTCCGCTCAGATGATGGTGTCAAAGATTACTCCCACCAAGTGGCGGAGATGATAGGATTGCGGAATGATGTGGAATTTTATCAAGCTGGT GTGCGCAcggttcttgatgttggttgtgGGTTTGGTAGCTTTGGGGCTCATTTGCTTTCACTGAAACTAATGACTGTCTGCATGGCTGCATATGAGTTAACCGGTAGTCAAGTTCAAATATCTCTTGAAAGAGGTCTTCCCGCCATAATCGGCAACTTTAATTCGAGGCAGCTTCCATTTCCATACTTGTCATACGACATGGTTCACTGTGCAGAGTGCGGTATTCTATGGGATGACAAAG ATGGATTGTTACTTATTGAGGCTGACCGGATACTTAAGCCTGGAGGCTACTTTGTTTTACATGGAAGTTCGTTAAGTACAAAGAAGGGAAGCATGGCCAGCCCGATCGAAGAATTTGCCCGAAAAATCTGTTGGACTTTCGTAGCTCAGCAAGAAGAAACTTTCATCTGGCAAAAAACCGTTGATCCGCAATGCTACTTATCTAG CATTCAGGGTGTGATTCCACCTTGtagagaagaaagagaagataTTCCATCGTATTATCAGCCACTTGCATCTTGTGTGGGCGGGACCACCAGCAAACGCTGGGCCCCCATTCAAAATCGGTCTTCCAGTTCCCAAATCACCCCTGCTGCGCTTGAAAATTATG GAATTCAACAGGATGAATTCTACGAAGACTTTGAATCGTCGTTAACAGCTTTAAGAAATTACTGGTCTTTGCTCACACCCTTGATTTTTTCTGATCACCCTAAACGGCCGGGTGATGAAGATCCGTTACCTCCGTATAATATGATAAGAAATGTGATGGACATGAATGCGCGTTATGGTGGTTTGAATGCTGCATTTTTGGAAGAAGGAAAAGCTGTTTGGGTGATGAATGTTGTTCCTATTAGGGCTCGTAATACACTCCCAGTTATATTTGATCAAGGTTTTGCTGGCGTTTTGCATGATTG GTGTGAACCATTTCCCACGTATCCACGAACATATGACATGCTTCATGCAAATGGGCTTCTTTCATACCTTATTTCCGAACGATGCAGCGTCACAAATTTGCTTTTGGAGATGGATCGTATCCTACGCCCTGAG GGATGGGTTGTTCTTTCGGATGACGTGGGGTCCATAGAGAAGGCCCGTGCCGTTGCTACACAAATTCGATGGGAAGCAAGGGTCATTGATCTTGAAAATGGTAGTGACCAGAGAATACTTGTCTGCCAAAAGCCGTTTGTACGAAGATGA